From the genome of Coffea eugenioides isolate CCC68of unplaced genomic scaffold, Ceug_1.0 ScVebR1_120;HRSCAF=521, whole genome shotgun sequence:
GTCAAAGAAGCTCATAATGGTTGCTTTTCATGTTGGTGTCTCTCTCATGCACACACTAACAAGTAAACAGATAAGGTCACAATTTCGTGCGAATATATAGTTATTGTACTTCTTACATAATTCAGTGTACtattatataattttgttaTATGCGTAAATTTTATTCATACGTATCAACTCAATAGATAAATATAACTTGGCCCTGTTTGGCACttgagttttttgccaagtttgtctgctacaagttttttaaaaactttagctacagtaacctcaaaaaacttctcaaaatttttaaactatacaccttaaaatattcaaaaatttacacatttcaaaaaaattttaaaaaacttctacggtaagttacagtaaaattttagacaaacacccaaaaaactcacttgccaaataAGGCCTTGGTCCGTAAGCACCtacaccaaattttaaaagaaGTATAACAACTATATAGAATTGCGCCTAACCCAGTTGTACCTACACTATTTCTCAAATGAACAAACTACTAAGACCCTAGCACCATTGTGTTTACTATGAATTTATTCTCAATTTGCTAATTCTTataccttttttttaatttaccaAGTTGTTGCTAGCTGTCGAAAAGCATAGCGTGATTGACATTAATATTCCTCATGTTTTTCAGGGACATCAACCTCTGAATGACAAATCTGGTTGAAGTACAACAATATTGCAGGTGGAAGAAGAAGCTGAACCATTAATGACGTTATTGGAGTCTCTTTTAGTTTTAGCTAATAATGTTGGAGAAAAAGTGCCCTTTACCATTGAATAACATTAATTATAGATTAATTTGGTCTTTAAAAGTCATagttaaattaaaattttcaagtttAGTCCTTTAAAGTTGTGGATACTAAGCCAAAGAGGTCACATAAGCCAGAACGGAAAACGTACAAAGAGGGTAAGCCCATCTTAAAAATAAATGCAGAGATTGCTcaaagggtaaaaaacaaaaaaattatccGTGATAAATCTAATATATAGAAAAACCTCCtgtggtttcaaaacatacaacaCGACACTCCATACTTTAAACTAAATTATAAAGGTGACgaaatccgttaaacttaaggAAAATTATAATTCCTGAATCTATAGTATAGGGTATTTCTAGCCCTAATTTTCAGACACTTTCCAGAATCTTTAAAATCCAAGCCACATAAGTAAAGATTgatataaatttttatatacATATTTGTAACATTCAAATTTACCGTGCTTGTGATACTACTAAGATTGATGGTAAACATAACTGCCTTAACATTTGATATTATTAAGTATTAGTTGCAAATTGAGGAATTAGAGGTTATGAATTCAAATCCCTCTGCCCCTCATTTCTTAAGTTTCATTCCTCTCACactgaaaaaaaattaaaagaaaacgGTTCTTCTGTACCATTTAATACTAgataacaaaaaattagatttttcgGTATCCTATGCAAAAATAATGACTAATTAACTTGCTTTTCAAAATTACTATGCATGTATATTGCGGAGGAAATTTAATAAGATGTTACGTATTTAAGAAGTCCATCCCAGGCAAGTCTGTAATTGCTATCCTTGCTGTCCAGAGGAACCACCCTCTCATCCAACCAAAATATGCTCCATTTTGGCCAATCCACTGATTCCTTGTAAGGGGCCCGAGCTAGATACCTGTTGTATTGATATTAAAATTAATCAGGCAATCAATATGTAAAACCTGTACTCTATTAAACACGAAAGAAGGTAACATTAATTTTTTGCTTGCATGCTTTGACAGATTTAAATTATTCTTTCGTACTGTTGATTTACCTCATAGTGTCGATGAGGCTGCCTCCTGAGAGGACCATATTGAaagaacctttttctttgataaatctttcgGAGAGATCGGCAATGTATCTGGCCAAGGCCACTGCGACACCATCCTCGGTGTCGAATTTTAGGACGGTCCTGTTTCCGATTTCACAAGCCATCTCTGCTGCCCTTGATCCGAgacttttagttgttttaggTTTGTTGAAAAGTGGATTAGGCTTGCAACATGCTGCTCATTGTAGAGATTCGAGCGGGATGGGACGTACTTATAACAGCAACATTTTCGGATCACCAGCCTAAATTTTTCCACATGGGAAATGAAGGAAAGAAAGCTCTGCAAGTAAAGAGTTATTAGTAGCAGCCATTATTTGACTTAGATTTTTCTACATGGAAAAGTGAAGGAGAGAAATCTTTGCACGTAGATAGTTATCAGTAGCCGCCACATGTGATTTGTTCTAATACGATTATATACCGTTACGCTGCCACACACCAGTGTTGGTTCTAGaccaaaataaatcatataagtAACAATGATTTCTCtaataaatttaacaaataaattaccaaaaattcatacctcaatattgcattaaaaatgcaaataattgtaccataaaaatattaatttggCATGGGTTGAGGAGCGGACGAAATCGCTCTCTTTAAGACGATTCGCGCCCCTACGGAGTGTCCACCGGTGTAGTAGGTCTCAGCACGTCGCCTCCAGGATACAACAGCCCAGCCTTTTGCACACTGTAATCTACTCCAATCTACACTATTGGAATAAGACAGAAACCTCCCACTAACACTGATCTTTGCCCTATAAACTCTTATAGTAGTGGAAGAAAAATAGAAGGTAGTATAGAGATAGCAAAGTATATATATGAGGTTTGGTTGATAGATGCCTTATATATAGGCTAAGAAACTAGGAATATTAAAATACCAACATTAATAGGAATTTCACCTCATATTTCAGTTACAAATTGAAAAGTCTGGATTCATTGTATAACGGTCAAAAATTACTAAATGAATTCATAAAACCTAATTATTACATAAGTTACAAAAACAAGACATAAATCTCATAAGTTACACatttaaatgtttcaatttgtaactgaaaatttatttaactt
Proteins encoded in this window:
- the LOC113755114 gene encoding probable 6-phosphogluconolactonase 4, chloroplastic, encoding MACEIGNRTVLKFDTEDGVAVALARYIADLSERFIKEKGSFNMVLSGGSLIDTMRYLARAPYKESVDWPKWSIFWLDERVVPLDSKDSNYRLAWDGLLKYGTFSPTLLAKTKRDSNNVINGSASSSTCNIVVLQPDLSFRG